Proteins found in one Anas platyrhynchos isolate ZD024472 breed Pekin duck chromosome 18, IASCAAS_PekinDuck_T2T, whole genome shotgun sequence genomic segment:
- the LOC139999048 gene encoding uncharacterized protein, producing the protein MASRMSGVRELHFPSPRTSSPGMLWEPNMDSRNKWKEWGNMWKVTLAAVTPLRLQYRCSARRCHPTPPRCPFRPSLLRSCAEADLQLRLPKPSAHKGKQREPGGTRHENGKKRHPALLTWRKKLPFQTSHVPLRAWKLSGNLKLHFPACPGKQFGLPEAWSPKSTTPASDGGGGRKKSLGVELCSKRSRGLMRWHKKGIQGKGNPLSPGLQSRESIAGRRNVKQPAITVPELCVQHTVIRKVPLIHRRARKTAHPSCLSPAVCHSFSTNASALSAALVLPSKRTLPQHAKFVGTFRPLIKLCPAKTG; encoded by the exons atggcctcccggatgTCCGGAGTccgagaactacatttcccg AGTCCAAGAACTTCAtctcccggcatgctctgggaacccaacatggacTCCCGGAATAAGTGGAAAGAGTGGGGAAACATGTGGAAAGTCACAC TTGCCGCTGTGACGCCTCTCCGCCTGCAGTACCGCTGTTCGGCCAGAAGGTGCCACCCGACACCGCCCCGCTGCCCGTTCCGACCCAGCCTTCTCCGCTCATGCGCGGAAGCAGATCTGCAGCTACGGCTTCCAAAACCGTCTGCTCATAAAGGGAAGCAGCGGGAACCAGGCGGAACACGGCACGAAAACGGCAAGAAAAGGCACCCCGCTTTACTGACGTGGAGGAAGAAACTGCCGTTCCAAACTTCCCATGTGCCACTACGGGCTTGGAAGCTGAGTGGCAACTTGAAACTGCATTTCCCGGCGTGCCCCGGAAAGCAATTTGGCCTACCGGAAGCCTGGAGCCCAAAGAGCACAACTCCCG CATCcgatggtggaggaggaagaaagaagagtcTTGGTGTGGAGCTGTGCAGCAAGAGGAGCAGAGGACTGATGAGGTGGCACAAGAAAGGCATCCAGGGCAAAGGGAACCCCTTGTCACCAGGGCTGCAGTCACGTGAGAGCATAGCTG GCAGAAGGAATGTGAAGCAACCAGCTATCACAGTGCCTGAGCTCTGTGTTCAGCATACCGTCATCAGAAAAGTGCCTCTCATCCATCGGAGAGCCAGGAAGACAGCCCACCCCAGCTGTCTGTCCCCAGCTGTCTGTCACTCCTTCTCCACTAACGCTTCTGCATTAAGTGCAGCCCTAGTCCTTCCTTCAAAGAGAACACTGCCACAGCATGCAAAATTTGTGGGCACCTTCAGACCGCTCATAAAGCTGTGTCCAGCCAAAACAGGATGA